In one window of Parcubacteria group bacterium CG10_big_fil_rev_8_21_14_0_10_36_14 DNA:
- the rnc gene encoding ribonuclease III — protein MKDVTALAKKLGVKFKNIDFLTTAVAHRSYLNEHPKFRLGHNERLEFLGDAVIELVVTEYLFENYPNPEGDLTNWRASLVNANTLGELCRDLGVEDYMLLSRGEMKDKDSKARLYILANAFESIVGAIYLDGGYKAADVFLKKYLLIKLSEILEKKLYLDPKSRFQEVAQEKFGVTPNYKVLKEVGPDHAKKFTIGVYIGDEKIAEGKGTSKHEAQVDSARAGLEAKGWE, from the coding sequence AAATATTGATTTTTTAACTACAGCGGTTGCACACCGCTCTTATTTAAATGAGCATCCAAAATTTCGGTTGGGACATAATGAGCGTTTAGAATTTTTAGGAGATGCGGTAATAGAGTTGGTCGTTACAGAATATTTATTTGAAAATTATCCAAATCCAGAAGGTGATCTTACTAATTGGCGCGCTTCGCTTGTAAACGCCAATACTTTAGGTGAGTTATGCAGAGATTTGGGAGTGGAAGATTATATGCTTCTTTCGCGTGGAGAGATGAAAGACAAAGATTCCAAAGCTCGTCTTTATATTTTAGCCAATGCCTTTGAATCAATCGTTGGCGCAATTTATTTAGATGGCGGATATAAAGCAGCGGATGTTTTTTTAAAAAAATATTTATTAATAAAACTTTCAGAAATTTTGGAGAAAAAGTTATATCTTGACCCAAAGAGCAGATTTCAGGAGGTGGCGCAGGAAAAATTTGGCGTTACTCCAAATTATAAGGTTTTGAAAGAAGTTGGACCTGACCATGCAAAAAAATTTACTATTGGAGTTTATATTGGAGATGAAAAAATTGCCGAGGGTAAAGGTACTTCAAAGCACGAAGCACAAGTGGATTCTGCCCGTGCCGGATTGGAAGCTAAGGGTTGGGAGTAA
- a CDS encoding type IV pili twitching motility protein PilT, whose product MTIDQLFKTVIKNKASDLHLTTELPPILRISGELIKVKTKPLTAKQIEALVFAMIDKTLQQKFIKNRELDIAYSLSSGERFRVNLFFEEGSISMAARAIPKDIPSMKDLELPEIAEKFTNLPHGLVLVTGPTGSGKSTTLAAMVNRINKTRAENIITLEDPVEFNFVPVKSVIRQRQLGTDMLSFAEGMKHLLRQDPNVIMVGEMRDLETISSALTLAETGHLVFATLHTYSAAQTVDRIIDVFPPYQQPQIKIQLAMTLRGIISQQLVPKHGGGRTAIREILINNAAIANLIREGKVQQIKTVLQTSAKSGMFTIEQDIKRAVKDGKIDDKTADIYLIR is encoded by the coding sequence ATGACTATAGATCAACTATTTAAAACAGTTATAAAGAATAAGGCGTCTGACTTACATCTAACTACTGAACTTCCGCCAATTTTAAGAATTAGTGGAGAACTTATTAAAGTAAAAACAAAACCGCTTACCGCGAAACAGATAGAAGCCTTAGTTTTTGCAATGATTGATAAAACGCTCCAACAAAAATTTATAAAAAATAGAGAATTGGATATTGCCTATTCTCTATCATCAGGCGAACGTTTCCGTGTTAATTTATTTTTTGAAGAAGGCTCTATCAGTATGGCGGCTCGCGCTATTCCAAAAGATATACCGTCAATGAAAGATTTGGAATTACCTGAGATAGCAGAAAAATTTACCAACCTTCCTCACGGACTTGTTTTAGTAACCGGTCCGACTGGTTCTGGAAAATCAACAACTTTGGCAGCAATGGTAAACCGTATCAATAAAACGCGTGCCGAAAATATAATTACATTGGAAGATCCTGTGGAATTTAATTTTGTTCCTGTAAAATCAGTCATAAGACAGAGACAACTAGGAACAGATATGTTAAGCTTTGCCGAAGGGATGAAACACCTTCTGCGTCAAGACCCAAACGTAATTATGGTAGGGGAGATGCGTGATTTGGAAACTATCTCTTCAGCGTTGACTTTAGCAGAAACAGGGCATTTGGTTTTTGCCACTTTGCATACCTATAGCGCAGCCCAGACAGTGGATCGCATTATCGATGTTTTTCCTCCATATCAGCAACCGCAAATAAAAATTCAATTAGCAATGACTTTACGTGGTATTATTTCTCAACAGCTCGTTCCAAAACATGGCGGAGGTAGAACGGCGATTCGCGAGATTTTAATAAATAATGCGGCTATCGCAAACCTAATTCGCGAAGGAAAGGTTCAACAAATAAAAACAGTTTTACAGACAAGTGCTAAATCGGGGATGTTTACCATAGAGCAAGATATAAAACGAGCTGTAAAAGATGGAAAGATTGATGACAAAACAGCAGATATTTATTTGATAAGATAA
- the mtnP gene encoding S-methyl-5'-thioadenosine phosphorylase codes for MLGIFGGSGFYELLDNLKEIEVGTPYGLPSDKFMVGEFCDRKVAFLPRHGRGHKIPPHKIPYRANLWAMKELGVTKIISPCAVGSLHRDIAPGTFVICDSYFDRTRGRTDTFFEGPEVRHMTSVDPYCENLRQTAIKACKKLGVPVVEHGTIVVINGPRFSTITESKLFSTFAGVIGMTAYPEVVLANELGISIANISLATDYDAWSHNEKDIKESSAQEIIETFNKNIDNVKRVIFEIIKNVDMSECPRCEEKMLQSKFN; via the coding sequence ATGCTAGGAATTTTTGGCGGTTCGGGATTTTATGAACTCTTAGACAACTTAAAAGAAATTGAGGTTGGCACTCCATACGGCTTGCCTTCTGATAAATTTATGGTCGGTGAATTTTGTGACCGTAAAGTTGCATTTTTGCCACGTCATGGACGTGGTCATAAAATTCCGCCTCACAAAATTCCATATCGAGCAAATCTTTGGGCAATGAAAGAACTGGGCGTAACAAAAATAATTTCTCCTTGCGCGGTTGGAAGCTTGCATCGTGATATCGCGCCGGGAACTTTTGTTATTTGTGATTCTTATTTTGACAGGACGCGTGGGAGAACTGACACTTTTTTTGAAGGTCCCGAAGTTCGCCATATGACGAGCGTCGATCCATATTGTGAGAACTTGCGTCAAACCGCAATAAAAGCGTGCAAAAAACTTGGCGTTCCGGTTGTAGAACATGGAACAATCGTCGTAATAAACGGTCCGCGATTTTCTACGATTACCGAAAGTAAACTATTCAGCACTTTTGCTGGCGTTATCGGCATGACAGCTTATCCGGAAGTTGTATTAGCAAATGAACTTGGAATTAGCATTGCCAATATCTCACTTGCGACAGATTATGACGCTTGGTCGCATAATGAAAAAGATATAAAAGAATCATCAGCGCAAGAAATTATCGAAACTTTCAATAAAAATATAGACAATGTGAAACGTGTTATATTTGAAATTATCAAAAACGTAGACATGAGCGAATGTCCGCGTTGCGAGGAAAAAATGCTTCAATCAAAATTTAACTAA
- a CDS encoding adenine phosphoribosyltransferase — protein sequence MDLTQYIKDVTDYPKVGVVFKDITPLLGNGEAFKYAIDKLAELFSDRQIDIVLGIDARGFLLAAPVAYKLRKGIAIVRKPGKLPRKSIGESYDLEYGSNALEIHEDAIEPGQNVLIIDDVLATGGTMEATCKMVKKLGGEIAGIGFLIELDFLQGRNKLEENNVKTLVHY from the coding sequence ATGGATTTAACTCAATATATAAAAGATGTGACCGACTATCCTAAAGTCGGCGTAGTTTTTAAAGATATTACTCCCCTTTTAGGAAATGGCGAGGCCTTTAAATACGCTATTGATAAACTTGCAGAATTATTTTCCGATAGACAAATTGACATTGTATTAGGAATTGACGCACGCGGATTTTTATTGGCCGCGCCTGTCGCATACAAACTAAGGAAAGGAATCGCTATCGTTAGAAAACCCGGCAAGCTCCCACGCAAATCAATTGGTGAAAGCTATGATTTGGAATATGGAAGTAATGCCTTAGAAATTCATGAGGACGCAATAGAACCCGGGCAAAATGTTCTGATTATTGATGATGTCCTGGCAACCGGTGGAACGATGGAAGCAACGTGCAAGATGGTAAAAAAATTGGGTGGGGAAATAGCAGGAATAGGATTTTTAATAGAGTTAGATTTTTTACAAGGTCGAAACAAACTGGAGGAAAACAACGTCAAAACGCTCGTCCACTACTAA
- the pepF gene encoding oligoendopeptidase F — translation MAHYKKERGMTVERKNMPICDCWDIESLYTNNKTWNEDYEKVMHLSEELLKYKGALNNSETILECLRLHSSIEQIFERLYDFAMRKEDEDTANGISIKRAGKIYELLSKLATAKAFIDPELSNQSDEFLAQLSLEPDFTDYVLYLKKLSRGKKHLLLTEQEELLASLSETLGVPKLIAEKLRDADMQFPKILVDGKRVEVSNSNFGVLREHPDRKVRKATTEKYFGTYKNFRTTLATTLIAHIKYNVTEARARKHQFIMDYFLHNKGMGSTVYKTLFQVANEHLHLLHRYSDIRRRKLGLKKLFWHDLYVPILSSIDYKFEYDKAVEIVLAAIEPLGKEYVATLRQGLTTERWVDRIPNKGKRSGAYSAGTYNGKPFILMSYRDRLEDVSTLAHEAGHSMHSYLAMNAQPFPRYDYTIFIAEIASTLNENLLSEYLLRDANDTLRSYIINNQLESVRTTFFRQVMFAEFEAMLYERTWNGEQLSADDLEEAYFKLNQRYYGPDTMINEVIRHEWSFIPHFFYNFYVYQYATGLSCATFFSEKILSGEPNALEAYMKLLRAGGSDYPAILLKNAGLDVSKSDYLLALMKKFEEWLDAFDALVPDKI, via the coding sequence ATGGCTCATTACAAAAAGGAGAGGGGTATGACAGTAGAACGAAAGAATATGCCGATTTGTGACTGCTGGGATATTGAATCCCTTTATACCAATAACAAAACCTGGAACGAAGATTATGAAAAAGTCATGCATCTTTCTGAAGAACTTCTGAAATACAAGGGTGCGCTGAATAATTCGGAAACGATCTTGGAATGTCTGAGATTGCATTCATCAATTGAACAAATTTTTGAGCGTCTATATGATTTTGCAATGAGAAAAGAAGATGAAGATACTGCAAATGGCATATCAATAAAAAGAGCAGGCAAAATATATGAGCTTTTGTCTAAACTAGCAACTGCCAAGGCATTTATTGACCCTGAGTTGTCAAATCAATCAGATGAATTCTTGGCGCAATTGTCTCTTGAGCCTGACTTCACCGACTATGTTTTATATCTAAAGAAATTATCGCGAGGTAAAAAACATCTTCTGCTAACCGAGCAAGAAGAGCTTTTGGCAAGCTTATCCGAAACACTTGGAGTGCCAAAACTTATTGCCGAGAAACTCCGCGACGCTGATATGCAATTCCCAAAAATTTTGGTTGATGGAAAAAGAGTTGAAGTTTCAAATTCAAACTTCGGTGTCTTAAGAGAACACCCCGACCGGAAAGTTAGAAAAGCAACAACAGAAAAATATTTTGGAACATATAAGAATTTCCGAACAACTCTAGCCACAACCCTTATAGCACATATAAAATATAACGTAACTGAGGCACGCGCACGAAAACATCAGTTCATTATGGATTATTTTCTGCATAATAAAGGCATGGGCTCCACTGTTTACAAAACTTTATTTCAAGTAGCAAATGAACATCTACATCTCTTGCACCGCTACTCTGACATCAGAAGAAGAAAGCTTGGATTGAAAAAACTTTTCTGGCATGATTTGTATGTTCCGATTCTTAGCTCTATAGATTATAAATTTGAATATGACAAAGCAGTAGAAATAGTACTTGCGGCAATAGAGCCGTTAGGCAAAGAATATGTTGCAACTTTAAGGCAAGGCCTCACAACCGAACGTTGGGTTGATAGAATCCCAAACAAAGGAAAAAGAAGTGGCGCATATTCTGCCGGCACCTATAACGGCAAGCCATTTATTCTGATGAGTTATAGGGACAGATTAGAAGATGTTTCTACGCTGGCTCATGAAGCCGGACACTCAATGCATAGTTACCTAGCGATGAATGCCCAACCCTTTCCGCGTTATGACTACACAATCTTTATCGCCGAAATTGCTTCCACGTTGAATGAGAATCTCCTTAGCGAGTATCTATTACGTGACGCCAACGACACATTACGCTCCTACATAATTAATAACCAGTTAGAGAGTGTCCGAACAACATTTTTCAGGCAGGTAATGTTTGCGGAATTTGAAGCAATGCTTTATGAAAGAACGTGGAATGGCGAACAACTTTCTGCAGACGATTTGGAAGAGGCATACTTTAAACTGAATCAGCGCTATTACGGCCCAGATACTATGATAAATGAAGTCATCCGCCATGAGTGGTCTTTTATTCCCCATTTCTTTTACAACTTTTATGTTTATCAGTATGCCACAGGCCTTTCTTGCGCTACGTTCTTTAGCGAAAAAATCTTATCCGGCGAACCAAACGCGCTTGAAGCATATATGAAATTGCTTCGCGCCGGTGGTTCCGACTACCCGGCAATTCTTCTGAAAAATGCAGGTCTTGATGTAAGCAAATCCGATTACCTTTTGGCTTTAATGAAAAAATTTGAGGAGTGGCTCGACGCTTTTGACGCGCTCGTGCCTGACAAAATCTAA
- a CDS encoding aspartate aminotransferase encodes MHKEAMELNEIIKKESPLIYGLLSETGKKTYFSKTGIFAQSLQAKQTELNATIGIALEEDGSIMHLKSITKYILLEPQDIFPYVPMPGKPELRKLWQQSIYEKNPSLKSLISTPVVTNALTHGVSVTAQLFIDPEDIILLSDKSWSNYNVIFSTQEPIFKSYKTFSEGGLDIDALEDAFGQNIGKKILLLNYPNNPTGYSPTNKEVQRILEIIKKRADMGDRILAVCDDAYFGLTYEDNVYKESLFAPLSNIHENILAIKIDGATKENFAWGLRVGFLTFGYKGMTKSVCKALEEKIVGTVARNISNVSNLSQSLVLKSLNSPDYSQEKQEKQEILKLRYNAIKEVLKNPKFNEYFNALPFNSGYFMCLELNKNIDIEKVRKKLLLDYDTGVVTTSGCIRIAFSSVNLKNIPLLFENIYTACKNIV; translated from the coding sequence ATGCACAAAGAAGCGATGGAACTAAATGAAATAATAAAAAAAGAGAGCCCGCTTATCTATGGGCTTCTTTCGGAAACCGGAAAAAAAACATATTTTTCAAAAACAGGTATCTTCGCGCAGTCATTGCAGGCAAAACAAACAGAACTTAATGCCACAATTGGGATAGCCCTTGAGGAAGATGGATCTATCATGCATCTAAAAAGCATTACTAAATATATTTTGCTGGAACCTCAGGATATTTTTCCATATGTGCCTATGCCTGGAAAACCTGAACTTAGGAAACTTTGGCAACAATCAATATATGAAAAAAATCCTTCATTAAAAAGTCTCATAAGTACACCCGTTGTGACTAATGCCCTAACCCACGGCGTAAGCGTTACGGCGCAATTATTTATAGATCCAGAAGATATTATTTTATTAAGCGATAAGTCATGGAGTAACTACAATGTTATTTTCAGCACGCAAGAACCAATTTTTAAATCATACAAAACATTTTCAGAAGGAGGGTTAGATATTGATGCGCTTGAAGATGCATTCGGTCAAAACATTGGAAAAAAAATATTGCTCCTAAATTATCCAAATAATCCAACCGGATATTCTCCTACCAATAAGGAGGTCCAAAGAATACTTGAAATTATAAAAAAACGGGCAGACATGGGCGACAGAATATTGGCCGTTTGCGATGATGCTTATTTTGGATTGACATATGAAGATAATGTTTATAAAGAATCATTATTTGCTCCTCTCTCCAATATTCATGAAAATATTTTAGCAATAAAAATAGACGGGGCAACAAAAGAAAATTTTGCTTGGGGATTACGCGTGGGATTTTTAACTTTTGGCTATAAAGGAATGACCAAAAGTGTATGTAAAGCCTTAGAAGAAAAAATAGTTGGCACGGTAGCAAGAAATATATCTAACGTCTCCAACCTTTCTCAAAGTTTAGTGCTAAAATCATTAAACTCTCCTGACTATTCACAAGAAAAACAAGAAAAACAAGAAATATTAAAATTAAGATATAACGCGATAAAAGAAGTTCTAAAAAATCCTAAATTTAATGAGTACTTTAACGCATTACCGTTTAATTCCGGATATTTTATGTGCTTGGAATTGAATAAAAATATAGATATTGAAAAAGTTAGAAAAAAATTATTATTGGATTATGATACTGGGGTCGTAACTACTTCAGGCTGTATAAGAATCGCTTTTTCAAGCGTTAATTTAAAAAATATTCCTCTTCTTTTTGAAAATATTTATACTGCTTGTAAAAATATAGTCTAA
- a CDS encoding DNA-binding protein, with translation MNKQQLADELSGRVGGVSRAQTEKMLEELTRVITERLIAGEDITIAGFGAFSSRKRKGRIGVNPRNIKEQIEIPSVKVAKFKPGKNLKDALKRSDRTPMPENPSSDETIKNEMAETLPETSAEITEKPTEENQY, from the coding sequence ATGAATAAACAACAGTTGGCAGATGAACTATCAGGTCGCGTAGGAGGTGTTTCGCGCGCTCAAACAGAAAAAATGCTTGAAGAACTTACACGCGTTATAACCGAACGTCTTATTGCAGGCGAAGATATTACGATAGCGGGGTTTGGAGCATTTTCTTCCAGAAAAAGGAAAGGTAGAATCGGTGTAAATCCAAGAAATATAAAAGAACAAATAGAAATACCAAGTGTAAAAGTAGCAAAATTCAAACCTGGAAAAAATCTAAAAGATGCCTTGAAACGTTCCGACCGAACACCAATGCCAGAAAATCCATCTTCAGATGAAACTATAAAAAACGAAATGGCTGAAACTTTACCGGAAACTTCTGCAGAAATAACCGAGAAGCCAACAGAGGAAAATCAATATTAA
- a CDS encoding metallophosphoesterase: protein MLKILILGDIMGKVGRKALVKKLSDLRKKYKPDLVIANGENIAHGLGVTTKTLHEVHKAGVDFFTTGNHVWNKEIEFKRVMEDNVLRSIIIRPSNYKKIYRKPGKGHKIIKAGGKRILVINILGRVFMKGEADKVTLPIPAALKILDEYKKKSVDAILLDLHTEATSEKRAMGWALNGKASLVWGTHTHIPTADAQILPDGTGYITDLGMCGARDSVIGDNKEEVVSSMMKKNIKLKHSLLENGPAVIQGIYVELGKNLPNSKILRTIKIQQVLEEVIT, encoded by the coding sequence ATGTTAAAAATTTTGATTCTCGGCGATATAATGGGAAAAGTTGGAAGAAAAGCGCTTGTAAAAAAGCTCTCGGATTTGCGTAAAAAATATAAACCCGACTTAGTAATCGCAAACGGAGAAAATATCGCTCACGGACTTGGGGTAACAACCAAAACTTTACACGAAGTGCATAAAGCCGGAGTAGATTTCTTTACGACTGGAAACCACGTATGGAATAAAGAGATAGAATTTAAACGCGTTATGGAAGATAACGTCTTACGTAGTATAATTATTCGCCCGTCAAATTATAAAAAAATATACCGTAAACCAGGAAAGGGTCACAAAATAATAAAAGCTGGCGGAAAACGCATATTAGTAATAAATATTTTGGGTAGAGTTTTTATGAAAGGAGAAGCCGACAAAGTGACTCTTCCAATTCCTGCCGCATTAAAAATTTTAGATGAATACAAAAAGAAATCCGTGGATGCCATTTTATTAGATTTACATACAGAAGCAACTTCCGAAAAACGCGCAATGGGTTGGGCTCTAAATGGCAAAGCGTCTCTTGTGTGGGGAACGCACACGCATATTCCAACAGCTGACGCCCAGATACTTCCTGACGGCACAGGATATATAACCGACCTAGGAATGTGTGGCGCACGTGATTCTGTTATTGGAGATAATAAAGAAGAAGTTGTCTCTTCAATGATGAAAAAAAATATAAAATTAAAACATAGCTTATTAGAAAATGGCCCTGCAGTAATCCAGGGTATTTATGTAGAATTAGGTAAAAACTTGCCAAACTCCAAAATACTACGTACAATAAAAATACAACAAGTATTAGAAGAAGTAATAACATAA
- the rny gene encoding ribonuclease Y — translation MQTAIILILAVAVFGTIVGFAVGYYLHKLIAKGQVGSAEIKAEKILTEAKNKGQEYLVKVKERALKLIDDTKKDESLRRKEIQNLQKRLENRESVFDQKLLDFQEKQQKLLEKATRLEEVKKEIQNLRDEEIKKLQQIAGLSPEGAKHELMDLVSKDSGEELMSLRKKLENQNSEELEKKAREVLMPVIERMAGSVVAESTTINVDLPSDEMKGRIIGKEGRNIKVIEQLTGTEILIDETPEVITISSFSPIRRQLAKRVLDKLIADGRIQPARIEETIQNVKKELAIEITKAGEDALYKLGLTGFDQKLVQIVGRLKFRTSYGQNILLHSIEVANIATMLAEELGADVTIAKKGGLLHDIGKAMDQDIQGGHPEIGYNILKKFGIAEDVAYIALGHHEDHPKTLEAVIVKVADAISGARIGARKDSFEQYVKRLEELEGIAKAFQGVDKAYAIQAGREIRVFVKPDQIDDYSAHELAKNIANQIEADLKYPGEIKVMVIREKRIIEYAK, via the coding sequence ATGCAAACAGCAATTATTTTGATTTTAGCCGTAGCAGTCTTCGGTACGATTGTAGGATTTGCAGTTGGCTATTATCTTCATAAACTCATTGCCAAAGGACAAGTTGGCTCTGCTGAAATAAAAGCAGAAAAAATCCTAACCGAAGCAAAAAATAAAGGACAGGAATATCTTGTCAAAGTAAAAGAAAGAGCCCTTAAGCTCATCGACGACACCAAGAAGGATGAGTCATTAAGACGCAAAGAAATCCAAAACCTCCAAAAACGCCTGGAAAATCGCGAAAGTGTTTTTGATCAAAAACTTTTGGACTTTCAAGAAAAACAGCAAAAGCTTCTGGAAAAGGCAACACGCCTTGAAGAAGTAAAAAAAGAAATACAAAATCTCCGCGACGAAGAAATAAAAAAACTTCAGCAGATTGCCGGCCTTTCTCCGGAAGGGGCAAAGCACGAGCTTATGGATTTGGTTTCTAAAGACAGCGGGGAAGAGCTGATGTCGCTTCGCAAAAAATTAGAAAATCAGAATTCCGAAGAGCTTGAAAAAAAAGCACGAGAAGTGCTTATGCCGGTTATAGAAAGAATGGCCGGTTCGGTAGTTGCAGAATCAACAACTATAAACGTTGATTTACCTAGCGATGAAATGAAAGGAAGAATAATCGGAAAAGAAGGTAGGAATATCAAAGTTATTGAACAACTTACCGGAACAGAAATTCTAATTGACGAAACGCCTGAGGTAATTACAATCTCATCTTTTAGCCCAATAAGACGACAACTTGCAAAACGCGTATTAGATAAACTTATTGCCGATGGCAGAATTCAACCGGCGCGCATTGAAGAAACTATTCAAAATGTTAAAAAAGAATTAGCAATAGAAATTACTAAAGCCGGCGAAGACGCTCTCTATAAACTAGGGCTTACGGGCTTTGATCAAAAATTAGTGCAAATCGTTGGCCGACTAAAATTCCGTACCAGTTATGGACAGAATATTCTTTTACATTCAATAGAGGTTGCAAACATAGCCACTATGCTTGCTGAAGAACTTGGCGCTGATGTTACGATTGCTAAAAAAGGCGGATTATTACATGACATCGGAAAAGCAATGGATCAGGATATTCAAGGTGGACATCCGGAAATAGGGTATAATATATTAAAGAAGTTCGGAATCGCCGAAGATGTCGCTTATATCGCCTTAGGACATCACGAAGATCATCCAAAGACATTAGAAGCGGTTATTGTTAAAGTCGCCGATGCAATCTCCGGCGCAAGAATAGGCGCAAGAAAAGACAGCTTTGAACAATATGTAAAACGTCTCGAAGAATTGGAAGGAATCGCAAAAGCATTCCAGGGCGTTGATAAAGCGTACGCGATACAAGCAGGGCGGGAAATCCGCGTTTTCGTAAAACCCGACCAGATTGACGACTACTCCGCTCATGAGCTGGCAAAAAATATTGCCAACCAGATTGAAGCTGATTTGAAATATCCTGGGGAAATAAAAGTTATGGTAATCAGAGAAAAAAGAATTATAGAATACGCAAAATAA
- the truB gene encoding tRNA pseudouridine(55) synthase TruB, with amino-acid sequence MSINSGFLLIDKPSGPTSHDVIDELRRITGIRKIGHAGTLDPFASGLLIIAVGREATKNISRFVKQDKVYLAKLHLGAISDTYDKTGNIQESGMMNQELGSKEIEKILKEFEGKQKQIPPMFSAKKVGGKKLYELARKGEEIVREPVDIDIEYIKILDYKWPYLKIETRVSSGTYIRALAYDIGKKLGCGAYLEELERTSIGDYNLTRANELKKITRDNWEKCLFQK; translated from the coding sequence ATGAGCATTAATAGCGGATTTTTACTTATAGATAAACCGTCCGGACCCACGTCACACGATGTTATTGATGAGCTAAGACGTATTACAGGAATAAGAAAAATAGGTCATGCAGGAACGTTGGATCCATTTGCCAGCGGACTTTTAATTATAGCTGTCGGACGAGAGGCGACTAAAAATATTTCCCGCTTCGTAAAGCAAGACAAAGTATATTTAGCAAAACTTCATCTCGGAGCAATATCGGATACATATGATAAAACGGGAAATATCCAGGAATCAGGAATGATGAATCAAGAATTAGGGAGTAAAGAAATTGAAAAAATATTGAAAGAGTTTGAGGGTAAACAAAAACAAATTCCACCGATGTTCTCCGCTAAAAAAGTAGGTGGAAAAAAATTATATGAACTGGCGCGGAAGGGCGAAGAAATTGTGCGTGAACCGGTTGATATAGATATTGAATACATAAAGATACTTGATTATAAGTGGCCGTATCTGAAAATAGAAACCCGCGTTTCCTCCGGCACATATATCCGCGCGCTCGCATATGATATCGGAAAAAAACTTGGATGCGGAGCATATTTGGAAGAATTAGAAAGAACATCAATTGGAGACTACAACCTCACTCGCGCTAATGAGCTAAAAAAAATAACTAGGGATAATTGGGAAAAATGCTTATTTCAAAAATAG